The following proteins are encoded in a genomic region of Myxococcota bacterium:
- a CDS encoding TonB-dependent receptor: protein MHVLFAPPSVQLGAPSSFAITCALLAAGAFAFARSSGAVRARRRLRIALPIALAVSIALVGATRARAQGEGEGDGEGQPQADPAAEVIKIKGQRTDVQKQDQQIAITSFGQEQLDQLGVSDVASLQQNVPSLHIGQSGTQAVVTLRGVGINNLSLTGSQGVLVHQDGIALGRPTAVLGAFYDIEAVNALRGPQGTQGGINSTGGWIEINSIKPSEEFQAEADYQIGSYNEHIVRGFINSPIVDEMLMVRVTGRYERHQGYQRGIGRKAVGHRQETLFWDDDDAWDNANNLLARVQARGLLGNFEYHLTGQHAFRKGNGPAQHLLTEPGTLAQTGSNVGLGPAPDDPNTPGIDERLSGLPDDPSTPIDESLNYVRTGLWNRFPRTSTDPRATYRDFPGGQDIEQWFARAFFAYDIDTSPLGPVRAELLWAFNRTRVDVDFDSDLTDADAISVFTNALSDQYSAEFKLRSRDQSPLNWMIGAIWWQEKTDTEAFVDLSGGNSATDFGILNGIETDHLSGFAETTYDLTEAFKLGAGVRWSEDTKDLAATRQNVNLSVDPNSGGSLPPTLEFLPTIRLEEPFQAVTYKAFGRWQLTDQSSLSLSYTTGFKPGGFPLGQDCALSGAGNTGSTDKCASYGAEKVRQVELTSKNYFFDQRMMLNTTLFWTDYDPFQVCFVLGIDFKCEDNGDALVRGFEIEWQVFPTPELSLIGNFNLLDAKIDNFRLADPGEPNQIPGTTIDNPKAGVQQDLSGNPLPRSPKYNLNFVLRYEIDTTTLGLPAWGKVAPQVQYTYQSRTTFREWDTPQYDQRRTHHVNLRISWISQDTRWRAEAFIDNITDLDKRTFVSFGVQGSVQAQYAPPRRAGIKLGYSF, encoded by the coding sequence ATGCACGTGTTGTTCGCGCCGCCGTCGGTCCAGCTCGGAGCCCCGTCCTCGTTCGCGATCACCTGTGCACTGCTCGCCGCCGGCGCGTTCGCGTTCGCGCGGTCGAGCGGCGCAGTGCGCGCGCGGCGACGGCTTCGCATCGCGCTCCCGATCGCGCTCGCGGTGTCGATCGCACTCGTCGGTGCGACGCGCGCGCGCGCGCAGGGCGAAGGCGAGGGCGACGGCGAAGGTCAGCCGCAGGCCGACCCCGCGGCCGAAGTGATCAAGATCAAGGGCCAGCGCACGGACGTCCAGAAGCAGGACCAGCAGATCGCGATCACGTCGTTCGGCCAGGAGCAGCTCGACCAGCTCGGCGTGTCGGACGTCGCGTCGCTGCAGCAGAACGTGCCGTCGCTGCACATCGGGCAGTCGGGCACGCAGGCGGTCGTCACGCTGCGCGGCGTCGGCATCAACAACCTGTCGCTCACGGGCTCGCAGGGCGTGCTCGTCCACCAGGACGGCATCGCGCTCGGCCGGCCGACGGCCGTGCTCGGCGCGTTCTACGACATCGAGGCCGTGAACGCGCTGCGCGGTCCGCAGGGCACGCAGGGCGGCATCAACTCGACGGGCGGCTGGATCGAGATCAACTCGATCAAGCCGAGCGAGGAGTTCCAGGCCGAGGCGGACTACCAGATCGGCTCGTACAACGAGCACATCGTGCGCGGCTTCATCAACTCGCCGATCGTCGACGAGATGCTGATGGTGCGCGTGACGGGCCGGTACGAGCGCCACCAGGGCTACCAGCGCGGCATCGGTCGCAAGGCCGTCGGCCACAGGCAGGAGACGCTCTTCTGGGACGACGACGACGCCTGGGACAACGCGAACAACCTGCTCGCGCGCGTCCAGGCGCGCGGCCTGCTCGGCAACTTCGAGTACCACCTGACCGGGCAGCACGCGTTCCGCAAGGGCAACGGCCCCGCGCAGCACCTGCTCACCGAGCCCGGCACGCTCGCGCAGACGGGCTCGAACGTGGGCCTCGGCCCCGCGCCGGACGATCCGAACACGCCCGGTATCGACGAGCGGCTGAGCGGCCTGCCCGACGACCCGAGCACGCCGATCGACGAGAGCCTGAACTACGTGCGCACGGGGCTGTGGAACCGCTTCCCGCGCACGTCGACCGACCCGCGCGCGACGTACCGCGACTTCCCCGGCGGCCAGGACATCGAGCAGTGGTTCGCGCGCGCGTTCTTCGCGTACGACATCGACACGTCGCCGCTCGGCCCGGTCCGCGCCGAGCTGCTCTGGGCGTTCAACCGCACGCGCGTCGACGTCGACTTCGACTCCGACCTGACGGATGCCGACGCGATCAGCGTGTTCACGAACGCGCTCTCCGACCAGTACTCGGCCGAGTTCAAGCTGCGCTCGCGCGACCAGAGCCCGCTCAACTGGATGATCGGGGCGATCTGGTGGCAGGAGAAGACGGACACCGAGGCGTTCGTCGACCTGAGCGGCGGCAACTCGGCGACCGACTTCGGCATCCTCAACGGCATCGAGACCGATCACCTCTCGGGCTTCGCCGAGACCACCTACGACCTCACCGAGGCGTTCAAGCTCGGCGCCGGCGTGCGCTGGAGCGAGGACACGAAGGATCTCGCCGCGACGCGCCAGAACGTGAACCTGAGCGTCGATCCGAACTCGGGCGGCTCGCTGCCGCCGACGCTCGAGTTCCTCCCGACGATCCGGCTCGAGGAGCCGTTCCAGGCGGTCACGTACAAGGCCTTCGGCCGCTGGCAGCTGACCGACCAGAGCAGCCTCTCGCTCAGCTACACGACGGGGTTCAAGCCCGGCGGCTTCCCGCTCGGCCAGGACTGCGCGCTGAGCGGCGCGGGCAACACGGGCAGCACCGACAAGTGCGCCTCGTACGGGGCGGAGAAGGTCCGCCAGGTCGAGCTCACGTCGAAGAACTACTTCTTCGACCAGCGCATGATGCTCAACACGACGCTCTTCTGGACGGACTACGACCCGTTCCAGGTGTGCTTCGTGCTCGGCATCGACTTCAAGTGCGAGGACAACGGCGACGCGCTCGTGCGCGGCTTCGAGATCGAGTGGCAGGTGTTCCCGACGCCGGAGCTCTCGCTGATCGGCAACTTCAACCTGCTCGACGCGAAGATCGACAACTTCCGCCTCGCCGACCCCGGCGAGCCCAACCAGATCCCGGGCACGACGATCGACAACCCGAAGGCCGGCGTGCAGCAGGATCTCTCGGGCAATCCGCTCCCGCGCTCGCCGAAGTACAACCTCAACTTCGTGCTGCGTTACGAGATCGACACGACGACGCTCGGGCTCCCCGCCTGGGGCAAGGTCGCGCCGCAGGTGCAGTACACGTACCAGAGCCGCACGACGTTCCGGGAGTGGGACACGCCGCAGTACGACCAGCGGCGCACGCACCACGTGAACCTGCGCATCAGCTGGATCAGCCAGGACACGCGGTGGAGGGCGGAGGCCTTCATCGACAACATCACCGATCTCGACAAGCGCACGTTCGTGAGCTTCGGCGTGCAGGGATCGGTGCAGGCGCAGTACGCGCCGCCGCGTCGCGCCGGCATCAAGCTCGGCTACAGCTTCTAG
- a CDS encoding HAMP domain-containing sensor histidine kinase, whose protein sequence is MNSTFARVLLFRHLAICASALMAYLLRQELRVGFAVLAVVAGSAVLNFGLYLMRVSERAEPVAMRASPLIGVGAWTALIGVTHGVASPFVAGLWLEVMLAGMVFQPLSILLVTGATGAALVAQQLVLGLHGAVPMLALELGFLGGMGGITYAYQRRAQRREHELESQRETLGKRLGALEGALEDERALGRLGESVGRLAHGLKNTVHSLRGFVALIEPNVHERSRAALDGLRAAIDDLEELARLTLEERAAAGGLERARARSGPNAVVARCIAEVRATHPDVKWTLDVPAGLPDLAIGDDELEEVLLILLRNAIEAMRGSGAAELAAHARRESLTLRVSDDGPGVPGDDLERIFRAGYTTKPEGSGYGLFLARRIAVEHGGALGLGPRRERGAVFDVTLPVRGAAADGAAAIAGAAAARAEDGNREAPR, encoded by the coding sequence ATGAACTCGACCTTCGCACGCGTGCTGCTCTTCCGGCACCTGGCGATCTGCGCCAGCGCGCTGATGGCGTACCTGCTGCGCCAGGAGCTGCGGGTCGGCTTCGCGGTGCTCGCGGTCGTCGCCGGCAGCGCGGTCCTCAACTTCGGCCTCTACCTGATGCGCGTGTCCGAGCGCGCCGAGCCGGTCGCGATGCGCGCCTCGCCGCTGATCGGCGTGGGCGCGTGGACGGCGCTCATCGGCGTGACCCACGGCGTCGCATCGCCCTTCGTCGCGGGGCTGTGGCTCGAGGTGATGCTCGCCGGGATGGTGTTCCAGCCGCTCTCGATCCTCCTCGTCACGGGAGCGACGGGCGCGGCGCTCGTCGCCCAGCAGCTCGTGCTCGGCCTGCACGGCGCCGTTCCGATGCTCGCGCTCGAGCTCGGCTTCCTCGGTGGCATGGGCGGCATCACGTACGCCTATCAACGGCGCGCGCAGCGGCGCGAGCACGAGCTCGAGAGCCAGCGCGAGACGCTCGGCAAGCGGCTCGGGGCGCTCGAGGGTGCGCTCGAGGACGAGCGCGCGCTCGGTCGCCTCGGCGAGAGCGTCGGGCGGCTCGCGCACGGCCTCAAGAACACCGTGCACAGCCTGCGCGGCTTCGTCGCGCTCATCGAGCCGAACGTGCACGAGCGCAGCCGCGCCGCGCTCGACGGCCTGCGGGCCGCGATCGACGACCTCGAGGAGCTCGCGCGCCTCACGCTCGAGGAGCGCGCGGCGGCCGGCGGGCTCGAGCGCGCGCGCGCGCGCTCGGGGCCGAACGCCGTGGTCGCGCGCTGCATCGCGGAGGTGCGCGCGACGCACCCCGACGTGAAGTGGACGCTCGACGTGCCGGCCGGCCTCCCCGACCTCGCCATCGGCGACGACGAGCTCGAGGAGGTGCTGCTCATCCTGCTGCGCAACGCGATCGAGGCGATGCGCGGGAGCGGCGCCGCCGAGCTCGCCGCGCACGCGCGCCGCGAGAGCCTGACGCTGCGCGTCTCCGACGACGGCCCGGGCGTCCCGGGCGACGACCTCGAGCGCATCTTCCGCGCCGGCTACACGACGAAGCCCGAGGGCAGCGGCTACGGCCTCTTCCTCGCGCGGCGCATCGCGGTCGAGCACGGCGGCGCGCTCGGGCTCGGCCCGCGCCGCGAGCGGGGCGCGGTGTTCGACGTGACGCTGCCCGTGCGCGGCGCCGCCGCGGACGGCGCCGCGGCGATCGCGGGCGCTGCCGCGGCGCGTGCGGAAGACGGGAACCGGGAGGCACCGCGATGA
- a CDS encoding sigma-54 dependent transcriptional regulator, with the protein MSRILIVDDERSAREYLRVLLDQEGYANATAANGVQAIVELEAGGFDLVVTDLHMPEMGGADLLAHVRQRWPSLPVIVLTAASDIAEIVDLVRQGATNYLVKPAAPNTVLTAIERALATRRAPPAEDEKLQDIVGASKAIVEVRHRVMLAARSDVPVLITGETGTGKELVARAIHRCSGLAAGPFVAHNCAVSPRDLFESQFFGHKKGAFTGADSDHSGLLRDAHGGVLFLDELETLDPMFQAKLLRVLDDGEVRPVGSSRTHRVSVRFIAATNRDARAMIEDGELREDLYYRLRGFEIRLPRLRDRAQDVPLLVRHFLPAGAPEPTDEALDALQQAPWPGNVRELMNVVRSASAVAGGDALALEHLPPGYEPGASVEDDRDVDGAEGGALRIAEGLSLKEIERRAILHALDQCDGNRSRAARLLQIDRSTLRRKLQEFGIEGK; encoded by the coding sequence ATGAGCCGCATCCTGATCGTCGACGACGAGCGCTCGGCGCGCGAGTACCTGCGCGTGCTGCTCGACCAGGAGGGCTACGCGAACGCGACCGCCGCGAACGGCGTGCAGGCCATCGTCGAGCTCGAGGCGGGCGGCTTCGATCTCGTCGTGACCGACCTCCACATGCCCGAGATGGGCGGCGCCGACCTGCTCGCGCACGTCCGGCAGCGCTGGCCGAGCCTGCCCGTGATCGTGCTGACCGCCGCGTCCGACATCGCCGAGATCGTCGACCTCGTGCGGCAGGGCGCGACCAACTACCTCGTGAAGCCCGCGGCGCCGAACACCGTGCTCACGGCGATCGAGCGCGCGCTCGCGACGCGTCGCGCGCCGCCCGCCGAGGACGAGAAGCTCCAGGACATCGTGGGCGCGAGCAAGGCGATCGTCGAAGTGCGGCACCGCGTGATGCTCGCGGCGCGAAGCGACGTTCCCGTGCTCATCACCGGCGAGACGGGCACGGGGAAGGAGCTCGTCGCGCGCGCCATCCACCGCTGCTCGGGCCTCGCCGCGGGCCCCTTCGTCGCGCACAACTGCGCGGTGTCGCCGCGCGACCTCTTCGAGAGCCAGTTCTTCGGACACAAGAAGGGCGCGTTCACGGGCGCCGACTCCGACCACTCGGGCCTGCTGCGCGACGCGCACGGCGGCGTGCTGTTCCTCGACGAGCTCGAGACGCTCGACCCGATGTTCCAGGCGAAGCTGCTGCGCGTGCTCGACGACGGCGAGGTGCGGCCCGTCGGGAGCAGCCGCACGCACCGCGTGTCGGTGCGCTTCATCGCGGCGACCAACCGCGACGCGCGCGCGATGATCGAGGACGGCGAGCTGCGCGAGGACCTCTACTACCGCCTGCGCGGCTTCGAGATCCGCCTCCCGCGCCTGCGCGACCGCGCGCAGGACGTGCCGCTCCTCGTGCGCCACTTCCTGCCGGCCGGTGCGCCCGAGCCGACGGACGAGGCGCTCGACGCGCTCCAGCAGGCGCCGTGGCCCGGCAACGTACGCGAGCTGATGAACGTCGTGCGCAGCGCGTCCGCGGTCGCGGGCGGCGACGCGCTCGCGCTCGAGCACCTGCCGCCCGGCTACGAGCCGGGCGCCAGCGTGGAGGACGACCGGGACGTCGACGGCGCCGAGGGCGGCGCGCTGCGGATCGCCGAGGGGCTCTCGCTCAAGGAGATCGAGCGACGCGCCATCCTGCACGCGCTCGACCAGTGCGACGGCAACCGCAGCCGCGCGGCGCGGCTGCTCCAGATCGATCGCTCGACGCTGCGCCGCAAGCTCCAGGAGTTCGGGATCGAGGGGAAGTAG
- a CDS encoding tetratricopeptide repeat protein, whose protein sequence is MIPIARPRRSRPGRRRRGVALALLAAVAWSVAACGDDGAAARARASAAYDRAVAHAQAGRLAPARDALAESLRDAPEVAHVRKLYGVVLERLDDVEGAEREMREAVRLAPDDPDARLHLARIERKRALDARIALAHHRASEAPDDVALRYALGELLLERGRFDGALVELLRAERRGGSDARSNALLGLAYAGQQRHVRALHHLSEALRLGSDDPRVRAELVFLLATSRADDLRDPERALREAAPALEGAPTARLLDGVAAAYAAVGRRADADAAIARAIARAVADDDHVSAHEMEQRRARYRAGDTWLGPPVDPT, encoded by the coding sequence GTGATCCCCATCGCTCGTCCGCGCCGATCCCGCCCGGGCCGCCGACGCCGCGGCGTCGCGCTCGCCCTGCTCGCCGCCGTCGCGTGGAGTGTCGCGGCCTGCGGCGACGACGGCGCCGCGGCGCGCGCCCGCGCGAGTGCGGCCTACGATCGCGCCGTCGCGCACGCCCAGGCCGGCCGGCTCGCGCCCGCGCGCGACGCGCTCGCGGAATCGCTGCGCGACGCGCCCGAGGTCGCGCACGTCCGCAAGCTGTACGGCGTCGTGCTCGAGAGGCTCGACGACGTCGAGGGCGCCGAGCGCGAGATGCGCGAGGCGGTGCGGCTCGCGCCCGACGACCCGGACGCACGGCTCCACCTCGCGCGCATCGAGCGCAAGCGCGCGCTCGACGCGCGCATCGCGCTCGCGCACCACCGCGCTTCCGAAGCCCCCGACGACGTCGCGCTCCGCTACGCGCTCGGCGAGCTGCTGCTCGAGCGCGGGCGCTTCGACGGCGCGCTGGTCGAGCTGCTGCGCGCGGAGCGCCGCGGCGGCAGCGACGCGCGCTCGAACGCGCTGCTCGGGCTCGCGTATGCGGGCCAGCAGCGCCACGTGCGCGCGCTGCACCACCTGAGCGAAGCGCTCCGACTCGGAAGCGACGACCCGCGCGTGCGCGCCGAGCTCGTGTTCCTGCTCGCCACGAGCCGCGCCGACGACCTGCGCGACCCCGAGCGCGCGCTGCGCGAGGCCGCCCCCGCGCTCGAGGGCGCTCCGACGGCGCGCCTCCTCGACGGTGTCGCGGCCGCCTATGCGGCCGTCGGCCGCCGCGCGGATGCGGATGCCGCGATCGCCCGCGCCATCGCCCGCGCCGTCGCCGACGACGATCACGTGTCCGCACACGAGATGGAGCAGCGACGCGCCCGCTACCGCGCGGGCGACACCTGGCTCGGCCCGCCCGTCGACCCGACCTGA
- a CDS encoding tetratricopeptide repeat protein: protein MSERSSERGEERVAPRAAAVAAGVAVLVVLGALAYENALDAGFVYDDLVNITQRASLHWSRATLAGWVEAVVDSPSKRPVALATFGLQYRFGLADARAFHAINVALHLANGLLAWAFAWLVFARARTLRGQAQPPPHAVGAAAFAAALLFVVHPVQTQAVTYVVQRMSSLAATFHLLALIAFVLGRRSASSGRRATLYGAAVAAWGLGLGSKETAAVAPLAAWLYEWYFERDLDRAFLRQSAVVLLFVGAPTAVAAYVMLEMSGYDPFSSYPDKDFTPLERLLSEPRVLVMYASQILWPAPSRLSLLHDIAPSRGLASPATTLPALAAVLAALAAIAALARRHRVASFGLAWWFLHLAIESTALPLALAMEHRHYLPLLGPAIAASWVAGSLLRARPSVAAAALAAVAIALAGATHARNDVWRTPEGLWRDVLAKYPDEFSAHVNLGFELSGQGRFAEALEVFERAERLRPGDARIEANIGNALTGLGRSGEAVARYERALELEPDNPLTPLGLGRAQLLAGRVDEARATFARAAAATDAAEAWLALGDVELLRGDDRAARRSYARAVRAAPHAAEPALKLGIVAAKRGEHGRAIVDFERARSLSPAPSPELFSHLGLAYWSRAEAARDARDGERGDAGDEARDEARDEARAVALARAHALAPAWPVAQNNLAWMLATARDPRLRDPARAVALAEAGLRAQPGDLDLGSTYATALAAAGDRERAAAVAAEVARGAARAGRADLADAMRALARGDAAVLPGGASGARD, encoded by the coding sequence GTGAGCGAGCGCTCGAGCGAGCGGGGGGAGGAGCGCGTCGCGCCGCGCGCCGCGGCGGTCGCCGCGGGAGTCGCGGTGCTGGTCGTGCTCGGTGCGCTCGCGTACGAGAACGCGCTCGACGCCGGCTTCGTCTACGACGACCTCGTCAACATCACGCAGCGCGCGTCGCTCCACTGGTCGCGCGCGACGCTCGCCGGCTGGGTCGAGGCCGTCGTCGACAGCCCGTCGAAGCGGCCCGTCGCGCTCGCGACCTTCGGTCTGCAGTACCGCTTCGGGCTCGCGGACGCGCGCGCGTTCCACGCGATCAACGTCGCGCTCCACCTCGCGAACGGCCTGCTCGCGTGGGCCTTCGCGTGGCTCGTGTTCGCGCGCGCGCGCACGCTGCGCGGACAGGCGCAGCCGCCGCCGCACGCCGTCGGCGCCGCGGCGTTCGCGGCCGCACTGCTGTTCGTCGTGCACCCCGTCCAGACGCAGGCCGTCACGTACGTCGTGCAGCGCATGAGCTCGCTCGCCGCGACGTTCCACCTGCTCGCGCTGATCGCGTTCGTGCTCGGGCGGCGCAGCGCGAGCTCGGGGCGGCGCGCGACGCTCTACGGCGCGGCGGTCGCCGCGTGGGGCCTCGGTCTCGGATCGAAGGAGACGGCCGCCGTCGCGCCGCTCGCGGCGTGGCTCTACGAGTGGTACTTCGAGCGCGACCTCGACCGCGCCTTCCTGCGACAGAGCGCCGTCGTGCTGCTGTTCGTCGGCGCGCCGACCGCGGTGGCCGCCTACGTGATGCTCGAGATGAGCGGCTACGACCCGTTCTCGAGCTATCCGGACAAGGACTTCACGCCGCTCGAGCGGCTGCTGAGCGAGCCGCGCGTGCTCGTGATGTACGCGAGCCAGATCCTGTGGCCCGCGCCGTCCCGGCTGTCGCTGCTGCACGACATCGCGCCGTCGCGCGGGCTCGCGTCGCCGGCGACGACGCTCCCGGCGCTCGCGGCCGTGCTCGCCGCGCTGGCCGCGATCGCGGCGCTCGCGCGGCGCCACCGCGTCGCGTCGTTCGGGCTCGCGTGGTGGTTCCTGCACCTCGCGATCGAGTCGACGGCACTGCCGCTCGCGCTCGCGATGGAGCATCGCCACTACCTGCCGCTGCTCGGGCCGGCGATCGCGGCGAGCTGGGTCGCGGGATCGCTGCTGCGCGCGCGACCGTCCGTCGCGGCGGCCGCGCTGGCCGCGGTCGCGATCGCGCTCGCCGGCGCGACGCACGCGCGCAACGACGTCTGGCGGACGCCCGAGGGCCTGTGGCGCGACGTCCTCGCGAAGTATCCCGACGAGTTCAGCGCGCACGTCAACCTCGGCTTCGAGCTCTCGGGGCAGGGGCGCTTCGCCGAGGCGCTCGAGGTCTTCGAGCGCGCCGAGCGGCTGCGGCCGGGCGACGCGCGCATCGAGGCGAACATCGGCAATGCGCTCACCGGGCTCGGTCGGAGCGGCGAAGCGGTCGCGCGCTACGAGCGCGCACTCGAGCTCGAGCCCGACAATCCGCTCACGCCGCTCGGGCTCGGACGCGCGCAGCTGCTGGCCGGGCGGGTCGACGAGGCGCGCGCCACGTTCGCGCGCGCGGCCGCCGCGACCGACGCGGCCGAGGCCTGGCTCGCGCTCGGCGACGTCGAGCTCCTGCGCGGCGACGATCGCGCTGCGCGCCGCAGCTACGCGCGCGCGGTGCGCGCCGCTCCGCACGCGGCCGAGCCCGCGCTCAAGCTCGGCATCGTCGCGGCCAAGCGCGGCGAGCACGGGCGCGCGATCGTGGACTTCGAGCGCGCGCGCTCTCTTTCGCCCGCACCGAGCCCCGAGCTCTTCTCCCACCTCGGGCTCGCGTACTGGTCGCGCGCCGAGGCGGCCCGCGACGCGCGCGACGGCGAGCGCGGCGACGCGGGGGACGAGGCGCGCGACGAAGCGCGCGACGAAGCGCGCGCCGTTGCGCTCGCGCGCGCCCACGCGCTCGCGCCCGCGTGGCCGGTGGCGCAGAACAATCTCGCCTGGATGCTCGCCACCGCGCGCGACCCCCGGCTGCGCGACCCGGCGCGCGCGGTCGCGCTCGCCGAGGCCGGGCTGCGCGCGCAGCCGGGCGACCTCGATCTCGGCAGCACGTATGCGACGGCGCTCGCCGCTGCGGGCGACCGCGAGCGCGCGGCCGCCGTCGCCGCCGAGGTCGCGCGCGGCGCGGCGCGCGCGGGGCGCGCCGACCTCGCGGACGCGATGCGCGCGCTCGCGCGCGGCGACGCGGCGGTCCTTCCCGGTGGCGCGAGCGGTGCGCGTGACTGA